A region from the Rosa rugosa chromosome 6, drRosRugo1.1, whole genome shotgun sequence genome encodes:
- the LOC133716720 gene encoding zinc finger BED domain-containing protein RICESLEEPER 2-like has translation MASNSISSNSSTGSPGNEIVPATQQGEENEEGQSHHHTTTKKGATKKVAAKRKRAEKVEKQKKSKERSWIWRHFTKEDHPIMEIVDGTEQIVGHTTRAQCKYCPTHLACNSTSNGTSSLIKHIEQICKEYPGRNELAGGQTQLVVDDLDESLVARQWTQEACIQAATVMIVMDEMPFSAIERPGFKYFYKVAIPKWKIPCRKVIVKIFLKMYESKKEELRMELSSHCVCLTTDTWTSLQNINYMVLTAHFIDNGWKLHKRVLNFCVIPNHQGVTIGKILESCLRACIRNAVRYVRSSSSRLDAFKSCIEKEVDDCKRICVLDVPTRWNSTYIMLDTALELRKAFDRLQDDEDTKYMSYFDEDEEADEEDGEEPDDFSVDLSAIRRRASRKRVGPPNAADWAKAVVFVKFLKVFYNVTLSVSATKHPTSPKAFHDIISVHAEIEDLFCQPVDSHDVTQKILFQMAQKMRAKYQKYYGKLEDINQLLLVALVLDPRYKIRYFENACKKMLNMDDLEIKKKSVELKDLVISLTDLYAASLPSQSSQRTKSSEVTQTGGSSRYNSTRVTGKMADMLEEWDKELEHGDAVVVNNEVDRYLLDPIEKPPKGVEFKILTWWQLNGPKYPNLQAVAKDVLAIQVSTVASESTFSTGKRVIDPHRSSLTPRSVEALICLQNWLKSDSITSLAYVPTPEEMEWFEDVEQEQDKEERERKEKEATASSIPSKASKVSKNSTTSDAAKSKKKSSRTIKVTA, from the exons ATGGCTTCAAATTCGATTTCTTCGAATTCAAGTACTGGTAGTCCTGGAAATGAGATTGTACCTGCAACAcagcaaggagaagaaaatgaagaaggtCAATCGCATCATCATACCACCACGAAGAAAGGTGCTACAAAGAAAGTTGCTGCAAAGAGAAAGAGGGCAGagaaagttgagaaacaaaAGAAGTCTAAGGAGAGAAGTTGGATTTGGAGACATTTCACGAAGGAAGATCACCCCATTATGGAGATTGTTGATGGAACTGAGCAGATTGTTGGGCACACCACAAGAGCACAATGTAAGTATTGTCCTACTCACCTAGCATGTAATTCGACTAGTAATGGAACTAGTTCTCTGATTAAACACATAGAACAAATATGCAAGGAATACCCGGGTAGGAATGAATTGGCAGGGGGTCAAACTCAGCTTGTTGTTGATGATTTGGATGAAAGTTTGGTAGCTAGGCAGTGGACTCAAGAAGCTTGCATTCAAGCTGCTACGGTTATGATAGTGATGGATGAAATGCCCTTTAGTGCCATAGAAAGACCAGGGTTTAAGTATTTCTATAAGGTGGCTATTCCGAAATGGAAAATTCCTTGTAGGAAGGTTATTGTGaaaatttttttgaaaatgtatGAGTCCAAGAAGGAAGAGCTTAGAATGGAATTAAGTAGTCATTGTGTGTGCTTGACAACCGATACTTGGACATCCCTTCAAAACATCAACTATATGGTCTTAACTGCCCATTTCATAGATAATGGGTGGAAATTGCACAAGAGAGTTCTCAATTTTTGTGTAATTCCAAATCATCAAGGAGTTACAATCGGAAAAATTTTGGAGTCATGTTTGAGGGCTTG TATAAGAAATGCAGTTCGCTATGTTAGATCAAGCTCATCAAGATTAGATGCATTCAAGTCTTGTATTGAAAAAGAGGTGGATGATTGCAAGAGGATTTGTGTGTTGGATGTTCCaacaaggtggaattccacctacaTTATGTTGGATACAGCTTTAGAGCTTAGAAAGGCATTTGATAGGCTGCAAGATGATGAGGACACCAAGTACATGTCTTattttgatgaagatgaagaggctGATGAGGAAGATGGTGAAGAGCCGGATGATTTCAGTGTTGATTTGTCTGCAATTAGGAGAAGGGCTTCTAGGAAGAGGGTTGGACCACCTAATGCGGCAGATTGGGCAAAGGCAGTGGTGTTTGTGAAGTTTTTGAAAGTGTTTTATAATGTAACATTGAGTGTTAGTGCCACAAAACACCCTACCTCACCAAAAGCTTTCcatgatattatttcagtcCATGCCGAGATTGAAGATTTGTTTTGTCAACCTGTGGATAGCCATGATGTTACACAAAAGATCTTGTTTCAGATGGCACAGAAGATGAGGGCCAAGTACCAAAAATACTATGGAAAGCTTGAGGACATTAACCAACTCTTGTTGGTTGCCTTGGTTTTGGATCCAAGGTATAAGATTAGATACTTTGAAAATGCGTGCAAGAAGATGTTGAACATGGATGATTTAGAAATTAAGAAGAAGAGTGTTGAATTGAAAGATTTGGTGATAAGTTTGACTGATCTGTATGCAGCTTCGCTGCCTTCACAGAGTTCACAAAGAACCAAATCATCAGAGGTGACCCAAACTGGTGGCAGTAGCAGATACAATTCAACTAGAGTTACCGGCAAGATGGCAGATATGCTTGAGGAGTGGGATAAAGAGCTTGAACATGGTGATGCAGTTGTGGTGAACAATGAGGTTGATAGGTACCTTCTAGACCCTATTGAGAAGCCTCCCAAAGGAGTTGAGTTCAAGATTTTAACATGGTGGCAGCTTAATGGCCCTAAATATCCCAACCTCCAAGCTGTAGCCAAAGATGTTCTTGCCATCCAAGTGTCGACAGTGGCAAGTGAATCTACATTTAGCACCGGAAAGAGGGTTATAGATCCTCACAGGAGTTCTTTAACTCCTAGATCAGTTGAGGCATTAATTTGCCTTCAGAACTGGCTGAAATCAGATTCCATTACTAGCTTGGCTTATGTTCCTACTCCGGAGGAAATGGAATGGTTTGAAGATGTGGAACAAG AACAAgataaagaagaaagagaaaggaagGAGAAGGAGGCAACTGCATCATCGATTCCTTCAAAGGCTAGTAAGGTCAGCAAGAATTCCACAACTTCTGATGCAGCTAAGTCAAAGAAAAAGAGTTCAAGAACCATCAAAGTGACTGCATAA
- the LOC133717521 gene encoding brassinosteroid-responsive RING protein 1-like yields MGFPVGYTEVFFPNLFLHTLSLLGFIRSLIFSLFHFLGLSDFLETDAGVWPETRAQLLPGCQTPASVLLIREFLPVIRFEDIAGDPPESCAVCLYEFEGSEEIRCLTNCKHIFHRACLDRWMDHDQKTCPLCRTAFVPEEASEEFNRRLWAAAESELELHRDFYSEYSSV; encoded by the coding sequence ATGGGCTTCCCAGTGGGTTACACAGAGGTCTTCTTCCCCAACCTCTTCCTCCACACCCTCTCTCTTTTGGGTTTTATCCGCAGCCTCATTTTCTCGCTCTTCCACTTTCTGGGGCTTTCCGATTTCCTCGAGACCGACGCGGGCGTTTGGCCTGAGACCCGGGCTCAGCTGCTGCCGGGGTGCCAGACGCCCGCGTCGGTCCTCCTGATCCGGGAATTTCTCCCCGTGATCAGGTTTGAGGACATCgccggagacccgccggagaGCTGCGCCGTCTGCCTGTACGAGTTCGAGGGCAGTGAGGAGATCAGGTGCTTGACGAATTGCAAGCACATTTTTCACCGGGCGTGTTTGGACCGTTGGATGGACCACGACCAGAAGACGTGTCCGCTTTGCCGGACGGCGTTTGTGCCTGAAGAGGCCAGCGAGGAGTTTAATCGACGGCTCTGGGCCGCCGCCGAGTCGGAGCTGGAGCTCCACCGTGATTTTTACAGTGAGTACAGTTCGGTCTGA
- the LOC133716040 gene encoding uncharacterized protein LOC133716040 isoform X2: protein MGLDENVEKMQQRQHYKNLWHTDLMGTITADTGYCCFACFCGYCASYMLRKRALYDDMTRYKCCGGYFPCSGKCGESKCPEFCLVTEVCCCFGTSVSSTRYLLQDEFNIQTTPCDNCIIGFMIILKQVACIFSILACITGNEEIRDIADVLGCIAEIVYCSVCACIQLLCRPSTKLKWTKETTS, encoded by the exons ATGGGGCTTGACGAAAATGTGGAGAAGATGCAGCAACGGCAGCACTACAAGAATCTATGGCACACCGATTTGATGGGCACCATCACTGCCGATACTGGCT ATTGTTGCTTTGCTTGTTTCTG CGGTTATTGTGCTTCTTACATGTTACGGAAACGAGCTCTTTATGATGATATGACAAG GTACAAATGCTGTGGTGGATATTTTCCATGCAGTGGAAAATGTGGAGAAAGTAAATGCCCTGAATTTTGTCTCGTCACTGAG GTTTGCTGCTGCTTTGGAACGTCTGTTTCTTCAACTCGATATCTACTACAAGATGAATTCAACATACAGACGACTCCATGCGATAACTGCATCATT GGATTTATGATCATCCTAAAACAAGTTGCATGTATATTCTCCATACTTGCTTGCATAACTGGAAATGAAGAAATCAGGGATATTGCCGATGTATTGGGCTGCATTGCAGAAATAGTTTATTGCTC GGTCTGTGCTTGCATTCAG TTGTTATGCAGACCCAGCACAAAGTTGAAATGGACaaaagagacaacaagttag
- the LOC133716040 gene encoding uncharacterized protein LOC133716040 isoform X1: MGLDENVEKMQQRQHYKNLWHTDLMGTITADTGYCCFACFCGYCASYMLRKRALYDDMTRYKCCGGYFPCSGKCGESKCPEFCLVTEVCCCFGTSVSSTRYLLQDEFNIQTTPCDNCIIGFMIILKQVACIFSILACITGNEEIRDIADVLGCIAEIVYCSVCACIQTQHKVEMDKRDNKLDPQPAMGVPLTQHMSRK, encoded by the exons ATGGGGCTTGACGAAAATGTGGAGAAGATGCAGCAACGGCAGCACTACAAGAATCTATGGCACACCGATTTGATGGGCACCATCACTGCCGATACTGGCT ATTGTTGCTTTGCTTGTTTCTG CGGTTATTGTGCTTCTTACATGTTACGGAAACGAGCTCTTTATGATGATATGACAAG GTACAAATGCTGTGGTGGATATTTTCCATGCAGTGGAAAATGTGGAGAAAGTAAATGCCCTGAATTTTGTCTCGTCACTGAG GTTTGCTGCTGCTTTGGAACGTCTGTTTCTTCAACTCGATATCTACTACAAGATGAATTCAACATACAGACGACTCCATGCGATAACTGCATCATT GGATTTATGATCATCCTAAAACAAGTTGCATGTATATTCTCCATACTTGCTTGCATAACTGGAAATGAAGAAATCAGGGATATTGCCGATGTATTGGGCTGCATTGCAGAAATAGTTTATTGCTC GGTCTGTGCTTGCATTCAG ACCCAGCACAAAGTTGAAATGGACaaaagagacaacaagttagaTCCACAGCCAGCTATGGGAGTTCCTCTGACGCAGCACATGTCCCGTAAATAG
- the LOC133717212 gene encoding pollen-specific leucine-rich repeat extensin-like protein 3, producing the protein MGLRDLEKMKVRQDYRNLWHKDLMSTMTFDPAYCCFALFCPYCASYKLRKRAIYNDMSRYICCGGYMPCSGKCGEKHCPAFCLCCEVLCCFAPSVSSTRYLIQDEFNIKTTPCDNCIIGCMVCLKQISCICSLLACLTGSSELGDIAECLGCISDTVYCSVCACMQTQHKIELDKRDGKYAPQPVMAAPPTQQMSRADHSIPSPGYPPQGSPPMGYHQPPPMGYPHQPPGYMHPPAYGQPMNGSSKGGHDPYPPVPYHPQHPPYLPHMYHPHAAYFPGPAPGAYPAGPPPGLYPQGPDSGFVPGPESGPYPPARPPPPPPGYHAEPSAPLPPHEEHPETAPTSSNPPK; encoded by the exons ATGGGGTTGCGCGACCTGGAGAAAATGAAGGTCCGCCAGGACTACCGGAATCTATGGCACAAGGATTTGATGAGCACCATGACTTTCGACCCCGCCT ATTGTTGCTTTGCGCTTTTCTG TCCATATTGTGCTTCTTACAAGCTTCGCAAACGAGCTATTTACAATGATATGTCAAG GTATATATGTTGTGGAGGATATATGCCATGCAGCGGAAAGTGTGGAGAGAAACACTGCCCTGCATTTTGTCTTTGCTGTGAG GTTTTATGTTGCTTTGCACCTTCAGTTTCCTCAACTCGCTATCTAATACAAGATGAGTTCAATATAAAGACCACACCATGTGATAACTGCATTATT GGATGCATGGTCTGTCTCAAACAAATATCATGTATTTGCAGCTTGCTTGCTTGCCTAACAGGAAGTAGTGAACTCGGTGATATTGCTGAGTGTCTGGGCTGTATTTCTGATACAGTTTATTGCTC ggttTGTGCTTGCATGCAG ACGCAGCACAAGATTGAACTGGACAAAAGAGATGGCAAGTATGCTCCACAGCCAGTTATGGCAGCTCCTCCAACGCAGCAGATGTCACGCGCCGATCACTCAATTCCTTCCCCCGGATATCCACCTCAAGGATCTCCACCAATGGGATATCATCAACCTCCACCAATGGGATATCCTCATCAACCACCAGGATATATGCATCCTCCGGCATATGGGCAGCCTATGAACGGGTCCTCAAAAGGCGGCCATGATCCATATCCTCCTGTTCCTTATCATCCACAACATCCACCATATCTACCTCATATGTATCATCCACATGCTGCTTATTTTCCAGGGCCAGCACCAGGTGCTTATCCTGCAGGTCCACCACCAGGTCTTTATCCTCAAGGTCCAGACTCGGGTTTTGTTCCAGGTCCAGAATCTGGTCCTTATCCTCCTGCACGAcctcctccacctcctcctGGCTATCACGCAGAACCAAGTGCACCTCTTCCTCCTCATGAAGAACACCCTGAAACTGCTCCGACTAGCAGCAATCCTCCCAAGTGA